The nucleotide sequence TTTATCCCTCGGTACAACATGCCCCCAATGTCCCGGAAGTTTATACATTTTAATTACTTTATCGTTTTCCATGATAAAACACTCGACATATTTTATATAGTTATACTCCAAAAGAAATATACCATCTTCCAACTCAGATTTAGTAAAAGGAGCCGTAAACAAAACTATATATTCATCTTTTCCTGAATTACTAAAATTACCCTTTACATAATCAAATACCTTATACGGCTTATCACCCGTTTTATGCCGATGTTCCTTAGTGTATTTATTTATGTATCTTTCAAATATTTTAATATTTTTATCTTTGTTTATATCTTTTTCGGCTTCTGTTATTTTCCCATGAACTCTTTTTGATTCCTGTACTTGCCTATCGGCTATTACGGGTTTTTCTCTTAGTTCATAATTTGTATAAGCAAAATTTTTCGGATATAGATAAAAAGTATAAACAACATCATATATTAATTCTTTTCCACTTGGAAGGTTTAATGTCTGTTTACAATAAATATTTTTATTATCCGAATCAACTTTGACTATCTCTGTATTTTTTTGTCTGTTTAGATAATCAATACCGCTTTTTTCAAATTCTTCATACGAATTTCCATGAACATCGTACATATCTATTTCTAACTGGATTTTATGTAGACTCCATGCATGTCTTTTTTTGCTTTCCAGTAATTTTATAAGCCCTGTTTCAGGAGTGTTTTCGTCGGTTAGTACAACTGGAGGATCTTCTTCAGTAAAATCAATATCTTCTTCTTCCGATTCAGATCCTTGTTTAATTTGGTCAAGCTTTTTTGGAGGAACAGTATAATCAAGTATTACTAAAGGTTTCTTTTCAGCTACGTTTTTTTCTTCCGCAGGTTCTTTAACCTCTTTAGAACACGAAAATAAAAAAGCTGCCAATATCAAGATAATGATAAGTTTTGATTTATTGTTTTGCATTAGAACCTCTATGTTTATGGTTTAATAATTTAAAAAATTATTTTGTATCGGCCTTCCAAATGCCCAGCCACTCGCCTTCAGGTTTTTGGGAAATAAGGGTTTTACATTTTTCTGCATAGTGCTTTGAAGGAGGATCGGCTTCTTCCGTTTGAGCAAAAATATTTAAGGCTTCTTTAAAGTTTCCGGCGTAGAATTCTTTTAAACCTCTATCAAAGGAATCGAGCAAGACTTTTTTTTCGTTATAAGTTTTTTCGTCCATGACTTCATAAACAACTACGGGTTCGGATTTTCCTACAACTGCGGCACGGGCAAGCTCTCTGAATTTTAGAATTGTGCCGCTTTCTTCAGCTTGTTTTTTTGCGGCCTCAGCGCACATTGTGTAAGAACCGAATTGCTTATTTAAACCTTCCAAGCGGGCGGCCAAGTTTACCGAATCACCTAACATTGTATAATCGAAGCGGCTTACCGAGCCCATGTTGCCGACGATAGCAAAGCCCGTATTAAGCCCTATGCGCATTTTAAAGGGCCTGCCTTGAGCCCGCTTTTCAAAATCGGCACGCCTTTCTTCAAGTTTTTTTTGACAAGCCCAAGCCGCTTCTAAGGCAGAACGGGCATGATGTTCCACTCGTGCAGGAGCATTCCAAAAAGCAATTATAGCATCACCTTCATACTTGTCGATTGTACCGCCCGAATCCAAGATAATTTTACTCATATCCGAAAGATAATCGTTTAAAAGCTCGGTAAGAGCTTCGGGACTTAAACTCTCCGAGATTGAAGTAAAACCTTGCAAGTCCGAAAAGAAAATCGATATTTCTTTACGTTCCCCGCCGAGCTTTAATTGGGATGGGTCGGCAATCAACTGTTCAATAACGGCAGGGCTTAGATACTGCTTAAAGGCATTTTTTAAATAACGCCTTTGTTTACCCTCAACCATGTAACTAACTGCGAGGGAGGCAACAAAAGATAAGATCATTCCGGCAAGCACCGAAGCCGCGGGTATCGCAATTCCTAAACGGAATAGATAATATGCGATAAAAAGATAGAGGGCAACAAAAACCAAAAAGCTCACAGCATTTATACTTATCGAAGCAGTTCTGGATTTTATTTTTTCCGAAAAAATTTCAGGCAAGCCTGCAAGAATAATACAAATTAAAATAATTAAAGCATTAATCAAAAAACCTGTTTCTACAATCCTATTACCCGAAAGAATATTATCTAAAAGAGTTATATGAATGCCGACTCCCGGGTATGAAGCGGAAACTGGGGTTTGACAAATATCGAAAAGGCCTGGAGCATAGAGCCCGAAAAAAACATACATGTCTTCAAAATCTTCAGGATTCAGTTCACTTTCCCTTCCCGCCCTTATGTCTGCTTGTGCCTTTAAAATGTCGCCTGCACTGTAAGGCAAATAATCGTCAATACTTTTTATAAAGCGGAGATTAATCTCTTCAGGTAAGGCCTCATCTTCATCTCCGCCCACAAAATAAGAAGCAATTCCCAGAGTAGGAATCTTATAATTTTTCCACGAATAAAAAAGACGGGCACGCCTGATAGTTCCGTCAGAATCGGAAAGGCTGTTTACATTCCCTATGAGTCTGGCAGACGAAGCAATTTCATCTATAGGAAAAATACCGGGCAACTCCTTAGCAGGGCCTAATCCATTTTTACTTAACTGTTCAGGCTTAGGAGCACTGTCAGGCCAGCTTTGCGTATTCCCTTGGACCTTGTCAAAAAAAACGGTTTGAATAACTATGCCGCTTTCCTTTGACGCATCAGCAAATTTTTTATCATCAGCATCCCCATAGGAAGAAGGCTCCGTAAAAAGCATATCAAAGGCAACCGACTTTGCTCCGCCGCCTGAAAAAAAATCGACTATCTCGGCATAGGCTTCACGCGGCCAAGGCCAAGTCCATCCCCTTTCGGAAGCTGCATAGTTTAAGCTTTTTTGATCTACTAAAACTAAAACAATTTCATCGGAGGGAGAAAAATAAGAAGCCGTCCTATTCATTCTATCATCATAAAAAAAATATTCCGCCTGCTTAAAAACTCCCAAATAAATAAAAAAAAGCACAATGAAAAAAACCGGAATGGAAATAAAAAACAGCCTTCGTATTTTCTTCATAATTTTTTCCTTATTTCAGTTTATTCTTTTGATAGCGGTTAAGCCTCGCGGAACGGTTATAGTCGCCTGCAAGCTTTTTCGATTCCTTTTCTACGGATTTTATACGGGAAACTGCTGATGGGTGAGTTTTGCCGAAGCCTCTACTGTCATGCTTCTGTTTTTCACTCATAATTTTAAGCATTTCGGTCATAGCATTGGGATCATATCCCGCCCTTGCCATCAGCTTGACGGCAAAACGGTCTGCATCATATTCTTGGCTTTTAGAATAACCTGAATTCACTAAGGTTGTTACAATTTCTTTTGATGCATCTTCTAAAAATTTAAGTTCCGCTTTTTTATCGGAGCCTACAGCCATTGTTGCCGAACTTTCTACAGCGGCAGCAGTTATTCTATTAGCCTTAATAG is from Treponema denticola and encodes:
- a CDS encoding CHASE2 domain-containing protein is translated as MKKIRRLFFISIPVFFIVLFFIYLGVFKQAEYFFYDDRMNRTASYFSPSDEIVLVLVDQKSLNYAASERGWTWPWPREAYAEIVDFFSGGGAKSVAFDMLFTEPSSYGDADDKKFADASKESGIVIQTVFFDKVQGNTQSWPDSAPKPEQLSKNGLGPAKELPGIFPIDEIASSARLIGNVNSLSDSDGTIRRARLFYSWKNYKIPTLGIASYFVGGDEDEALPEEINLRFIKSIDDYLPYSAGDILKAQADIRAGRESELNPEDFEDMYVFFGLYAPGLFDICQTPVSASYPGVGIHITLLDNILSGNRIVETGFLINALIILICIILAGLPEIFSEKIKSRTASISINAVSFLVFVALYLFIAYYLFRLGIAIPAASVLAGMILSFVASLAVSYMVEGKQRRYLKNAFKQYLSPAVIEQLIADPSQLKLGGERKEISIFFSDLQGFTSISESLSPEALTELLNDYLSDMSKIILDSGGTIDKYEGDAIIAFWNAPARVEHHARSALEAAWACQKKLEERRADFEKRAQGRPFKMRIGLNTGFAIVGNMGSVSRFDYTMLGDSVNLAARLEGLNKQFGSYTMCAEAAKKQAEESGTILKFRELARAAVVGKSEPVVVYEVMDEKTYNEKKVLLDSFDRGLKEFYAGNFKEALNIFAQTEEADPPSKHYAEKCKTLISQKPEGEWLGIWKADTK
- a CDS encoding clustered-type lipoprotein: MQNNKSKLIIILILAAFLFSCSKEVKEPAEEKNVAEKKPLVILDYTVPPKKLDQIKQGSESEEEDIDFTEEDPPVVLTDENTPETGLIKLLESKKRHAWSLHKIQLEIDMYDVHGNSYEEFEKSGIDYLNRQKNTEIVKVDSDNKNIYCKQTLNLPSGKELIYDVVYTFYLYPKNFAYTNYELREKPVIADRQVQESKRVHGKITEAEKDINKDKNIKIFERYINKYTKEHRHKTGDKPYKVFDYVKGNFSNSGKDEYIVLFTAPFTKSELEDGIFLLEYNYIKYVECFIMENDKVIKMYKLPGHWGHVVPRDKTKIDLGEQFSFGWIADFNQNGINEIFVHRKEVFGSSFFSIEFIDNRFVEIPITNRGDILKSVDWEQAKIVVETNPFRSLVLDSKDTRPKYFAEYQWCEKERCYVLLSNKQYK